Below is a window of Deltaproteobacteria bacterium DNA.
ATGATACGCCCCTTCATTTCGTCGGCAGGGAGATGCACGGCGGTGACTGTGCGCTCCGCCACAAACTCGCCCGCCAAGCGCTCGATAGCAATGCTGATGACCTTCTTCGCCCGCCGGTCGGCGTCCTCCTTGGCCTCCTCTTCGATTTGGCGGATATGTTTGGCCGCCTCGTGGCGCGCCTCCTCCAGCATCTCTTGCACCAGAGTGCGTTTGGCCTCCTCGCGGGTCAACCCGGCCACTTGTTCCAGCTGCGCTCGGGTCTGCTCGACCAGCCGGCTGTATTCGGCCTCCTTGTCGGTCATGGCCCGTTCGCGCTGCTTGAGCGCCTGATCGCGGCGGGCCACATCGGTATCCCGCTTATCTATCTGCTCCGTGCGCTTATCGAGTGTTTCCTCCTTACTCACCAACCGGCGCTCGGTCTGTTGTAACTCACGCCGGAGTTCCCGCGCCTCCTTCTCGGCTTCTGCCTTTGCCTGTAGGACGATTTCCTTCGCCCGCAGCTCCCCCTCCTTGCGGATGGAGGCCGCCTCGGTGCGGGCTTCGTGCAGTGCCCGCTCGGCGGCTTCCTGCGCCGCCTGCCGCTGCTGTGAGCTCTGGCGTTGGCGAAACCGATCCATCAGCCACGCAAAGGCAGCTGCCAAGGCCACGGTCACAACGATCATTAGAAGATACTCGGTCATGATTGCCCCTCTCCTTTCCGGAGCGCCCCTCTACTCTTTCATCGCTCCTAGCGTTCGCGCGCCCGCGCTCTAGGGCTGGTGGCGCCAACAGGCCCCTCCACCCCTCTTCAGCGGGCATCCAACTCTCCAAAATACTGCGCGCAATCGAAGACAGCAGCGGGCGAGGCTTCTGCGCTCGTGCCGCCCGCTGGGCGGCTTCCGACCACGGCCAGCCACCAGCTGGCACGCCTTGACGGCCGATTACCAGGTGCATACCTCCTCACGGCGGTCAGCCCCTAGCATCTCGGCAACAACGAGCGTCAGGCTAACGCTGCTCGTCCCTGTCGGGACCAACGTCTGTGATCCGGGGTTCCATTCCTGCTGCAAACCGGGGCCAGCACTATGCTACCCCATACGACAACGAAGCTGCCATTCGTGAGATGATCGAACACATCAGTCTCAAACAGCCTCCCATCCCCAGACCCCATGCCCAACGCGCGATTCACCGAAATGCCGAAAACGAGGTCCCCAAGACGATCTCCCAACCAACCTCACCTCAACCCCACCCCATGCATGAGCCTTGCGGGCCTCTGTCGGGCCAAGTTCCCGATCCGTCTCCTTTCCCTTGTTTGCCCCGCCGTCAGCCTGGCAACGCCGCCAGAATACGCCGGGACAGACGATCAATGGTCTCCGTAAGCTCCCTATGGCACTGTTGCAGTTTCTGATATTCGCTCGCGATATTCAACGCCGCAAGCAGCGCGACGTCCAGCGTTGCCACCGCCCGTCCGCCTGCTGCCAATTGCCGCATGGCCTCATCCACGTAACGCGCCACCGACCGAACATGCTCCGGCCCATCGTCGCTAGTAACCGTCAGCTGCTGGCCCATGATCTCCACGTCAACGGGCTGTCTCATGGCCCCTCCCGGCACCTTCACCCAAGGTCTAGGCCGTCGAGGCGACTCAGGATGCGCTCCAGCCTGGCCTTCAGCTCTGTGCGTTCCTGCTCGTACTGCTTGACCTGACCAGCCAACTGCTCAAACAGGCCTTCCCTCTCTCTCAAACGCTGTCCGAGCGCGTCACGCTCTTGCCGTACCTTCTCGTGCTCGGCAACAAAGCGGTCGATCTTCGTCTCCAGAAGCTTCAATTTCTCCAGGTCCATACCAATCCAATCTTAAGGTGGCGCGCCAAGATACGGGCGGCCGCCGAGGCAGTCAAGGCATCGGCAGCCGCGGCCTGCCGGCGCTCAGAACGCGCGCCGCGGCTGCCGGTGTCGCGGCCGCAAAGATGTAGTACTGTGAACGTGCGCAAACAGCGCGCACGGCGGAGGGGTCCATGAATTACGAATCGATCCGACTCGAAGTCAACGAACGAGTAGCGACACTGACATTGAATCGCCCCGAGCGAATGAATGCGTGGAACCAGTCGATGGAACGCGAGATCCAGGATGCCCTGCGTCGGTGCGATCAGGACGACCAGGTGCGAGCCGTCGTCGTCACGGGAGCAGGCAAGGCGTTCTGCGCTGGCGCCGATCTCGCCGGCGGAGGACAGACGTTCCAAGGACGGCCGGCCGACCTTACCGCCGGGCAGATCTGCCCGTGGGACCTGCGCAAGCCGGTGATCGCCGCGATTAACGGACATGCGGTCGGGGTAGGGATCACGTTCGCCATGAGCTGCGATGTTCGCTACATCGCGGAGGACGCCAAGATCTCGTTCGCGTTCGTGCGGCGCGGAGTCATCCCCGGGTTCGGCTCGCATGCGACGGTGGCACGAGTCGCGGGGCTGTCCTGTGCGGCCGAGCTGATGATGTCGGGACGGACGATTCGCGGAGCGGAGGCCGCAGAGCTGCGGCTGGCAAGCAGAGCGTTGCCCGCAGAAGAGGTCTTGCCAGCGGCGCTCGCGCTGGCCCGCGACATCGCCGAGAACGCCGCCCCGGTCGCAGTTGCCATCGTCAAGCAGCTGCTGTGGCAAAACACGCCGATAACGCCGTCCGAGATGAAACGTCGCGAGGATCGCCTGTTCGCCTGGATCGGCGGGCAAGCCGACGCGCGTGAGGGGGTCGAAGCGTTCCTTCAAAAGCGCCCTCCTCGTTGGTCGATGAGCGCCAGCCGCGATCTGCCGGACGCGCTGGACTGACTTTCTCCCGGGCTTTCCAGTCTCGTGTGATCTTGGCCCGCCGCCGCGCGGCGGGAGTGGGCTCAGCGCACTGTGGTGGGCTAGGTGCGGCTAGCGACAGCCAAGTACTCGATCGAGAACTGAAGCTTGGGAAACAGCTTTGGAAGCCGCGTGAGATTGGCCACGAACACACCGGTAGCCATGCGGTCGAGCCACGACGACATCGGCCAGCCCAGGTGCACATGCACGTCTTGGCCGCCAAACTCCTCTTGAAACAGAGCCAGCACGGCAGCAATGCTGCGGAAGACGCCGCCCTGGATCGGGAAGCGATAGTGGTTGCGTGCCAACTTCTCCGGAATGCCCTGGCGCGGCGAGAAGAACGTGATGAAGGCAGTGCCCCCGGTAGCCAGGGCGATGTCGAGTTCGCCCGGCCGGCGAAAGTAGATGTGCAGTGGCCCTTCGGCCTCGGCCAGATCGAGCACCATCTCCATGGGATAATCACTGCGCCGAACCTCTTTGAGCTCGGGGCCGTAGCGACGCGATAATGGAATGCCGGCCCCCAGCAGCATGGCGACCACCGCTGCCCACAGAGCGGTTCCGTACGGCCGATGGAATGCGAGATAGACGAAGCAGGCAATCAGAATCAGCTCGAGCGCCAAGGTGCCCGTGCGTGAGGTGTAGTAGTCGCGAATTTGCTTGGTGCCCCGAAAGTAGCGGTAGATCATCAAGCAGCCGATGTTGATGCAGAAACTCGCCAGCAGGCCAATCGCATACATCTCGGCCAAAATCTGCTGCGATCCGCGCGT
It encodes the following:
- a CDS encoding enoyl-CoA hydratase/isomerase family protein; the encoded protein is MNYESIRLEVNERVATLTLNRPERMNAWNQSMEREIQDALRRCDQDDQVRAVVVTGAGKAFCAGADLAGGGQTFQGRPADLTAGQICPWDLRKPVIAAINGHAVGVGITFAMSCDVRYIAEDAKISFAFVRRGVIPGFGSHATVARVAGLSCAAELMMSGRTIRGAEAAELRLASRALPAEEVLPAALALARDIAENAAPVAVAIVKQLLWQNTPITPSEMKRREDRLFAWIGGQADAREGVEAFLQKRPPRWSMSASRDLPDALD
- the zapB gene encoding cell division protein ZapB; the protein is MDLEKLKLLETKIDRFVAEHEKVRQERDALGQRLREREGLFEQLAGQVKQYEQERTELKARLERILSRLDGLDLG
- a CDS encoding cell division protein ZapA, with translation MGQQLTVTSDDGPEHVRSVARYVDEAMRQLAAGGRAVATLDVALLAALNIASEYQKLQQCHRELTETIDRLSRRILAALPG